A section of the Alkalihalobacillus sp. LMS39 genome encodes:
- a CDS encoding thioredoxin family protein produces the protein MKELQSLEMYHEEIKKGISVVMFSADWCPDCRVIEPFLPEVEAKFANMTFFYANRDEFIDLCAQLDVFGIPSFLVYRDGEEIARFVSKDRKTQEEIEQFLSSVSE, from the coding sequence ATGAAAGAGTTACAAAGTTTAGAGATGTATCATGAAGAAATTAAAAAAGGAATTTCAGTTGTTATGTTCTCTGCTGATTGGTGTCCGGATTGTCGAGTCATTGAACCATTTTTGCCTGAAGTTGAAGCTAAATTTGCAAACATGACGTTTTTCTATGCGAACCGAGATGAGTTTATTGATTTATGCGCACAATTAGATGTGTTTGGGATTCCAAGCTTTCTTGTTTATCGGGATGGTGAGGAAATCGCTCGTTTTGTGAGTAAAGACCGAAAAACACAAGAAGAAATCGAACAGTTTTTATCTTCGGTCTCTGAATAA